In Akkermansia muciniphila ATCC BAA-835, the genomic stretch GGTGAAGAACAATCCCCCCTCCCCCCGCCAGACAGCACTAAATTGCCTGAGGAGCTGGCATGCAGGCCGCTCCTTCGCGGAAACCCTCGTGGACCGGGAATGTTCACGAACCGCGCTTCCATCGGCAGACAGGCACCTGGTGCAGGCTTTGGTCTTCAGCGTATTGCGCAACCAGACCTGGCTGGACCACGTCATCGGAACCCTCCGGAAAGGCAGGCTGGACGTGGAAGCGCGTCTTATTCTCCAACTGGGGTTGAGCCAGCTTTTTCTGCTGGGCATGGCGGACCACGCCGCTGTGTATGAAACCGTGAATCTCGCGTCCGTACGCCTGAGAGGACTGGTAAACGCTATCCTGCGCAACGCTTTGCGGCGGGAGAAAACCATTCTGGAGGAACGGGAAAAACTTCCGCTTTCCATTCATTATTCCACCCCCGCGTGGCTGGTACGGAGATGGACGGAACAAATGGGGCCGCAAATGGCCCGCGACCTGCTCCGCTGGAACAATACCACGCCGCGCCTGTATGTGCGCGCCAATCCTCTGATGCCCATGAAAAATATTCCGGCCTCCCTCGCCCCGCTGGACCGCGCGCCCGGCTGGTTCTCCGTGGAAGGCCTTCTGCCGCTGGAGGAAATTAAAACAGGCTCCCTTTACGTAGCGGATCCTTCCACCCGTTATTCCATTGATTTGCTGGCCCCACAGCCCGGAGAGGAAATTCTGGACGCCTGCGCCGCCCCCGGCGGCAAATCCGCCGCCATCATCGCCGCTACCGGAGGCAAAGCCCACCTGACCGCCACGGATCTCCACGAACACCGGCTGCCCACCCTGAAGGAAAACCTGGACAGGCAGGGTTCTTCCTTCGTCAGGACGGCGCAGGCGGACTGGTCCCTTCCCTGCCGCACGGAATGGAAGGGCCGCTTTGACGCCGTGCTTCTGGACGTTCCCTGTTCCAACACCGGAGTCATCCAACGCCGCGTGGACGTGCGCTGGCGCCTGACTCCGGAGGAAATCCGTCGCCTGACCGCACTCCAGAAGACCATCCTGGAAAATGCCTCCCGCGCCGTCAAACCGGGCGGCAGACTGGTTTATTCCACCTGTTCCATTGACGCGGAGGAAGACGGACTGCTGATCAGGGACTTTTTGCAGAACCATCCGGAATGGACGCTGAAAGAAGAAAAACTTATCCTTCCCCACGAGGAAAAATCGGACGGCGCGTATGCGGCCCTTTTGATCTGTGCTTGACCTCAGCTTCAATTTGTCAACAATGCGTGTTCCTGATTAATATCATTCCATTATGTCCCGCAAACCCATCATTGCCGCCAACTGGAAGATGAACATCGGCCCCGCCGAAGGCACCCAGTTCATCGAAAGCTTCAAAAACCTCATTAAGGGGAAAGACGTCGCGTGTGACGTGGTCATCATCCCTCCCTTCACCACCATTCCCTCCGTGCAGAACGCTCTGGGCGGTTGCTCCTGCATCGCCGCCGGAGCCCAGAACGTCTCCCAGTACGACAACGGAGCTTATACCGGTGAAATCTCCACCAGCATGCTGAATGAACTGAACCTCAAGTATGTGGTGCTCGGCCACAGCGAACGCCGCCAATATTTCGGAGAAACGGATGCCATTATCAACTCCAAAATCAAGAAGGCCATCGCCGCAGGCATCACCCCCATTTT encodes the following:
- a CDS encoding RsmB/NOP family class I SAM-dependent RNA methyltransferase; amino-acid sequence: MKNNPPSPRQTALNCLRSWHAGRSFAETLVDRECSRTALPSADRHLVQALVFSVLRNQTWLDHVIGTLRKGRLDVEARLILQLGLSQLFLLGMADHAAVYETVNLASVRLRGLVNAILRNALRREKTILEEREKLPLSIHYSTPAWLVRRWTEQMGPQMARDLLRWNNTTPRLYVRANPLMPMKNIPASLAPLDRAPGWFSVEGLLPLEEIKTGSLYVADPSTRYSIDLLAPQPGEEILDACAAPGGKSAAIIAATGGKAHLTATDLHEHRLPTLKENLDRQGSSFVRTAQADWSLPCRTEWKGRFDAVLLDVPCSNTGVIQRRVDVRWRLTPEEIRRLTALQKTILENASRAVKPGGRLVYSTCSIDAEEDGLLIRDFLQNHPEWTLKEEKLILPHEEKSDGAYAALLICA
- the tpiA gene encoding triose-phosphate isomerase, yielding MSRKPIIAANWKMNIGPAEGTQFIESFKNLIKGKDVACDVVIIPPFTTIPSVQNALGGCSCIAAGAQNVSQYDNGAYTGEISTSMLNELNLKYVVLGHSERRQYFGETDAIINSKIKKAIAAGITPIFCIGETKDERLGGILEPVLEIQLKGGLKDLTPEEVSNLVIAYEPVWAIGTGLTATSKEAQEAHSFIRKVISDVFGADAAAKVRIQYGGSVKPENVEELMAQPDIDGALVGGASLKPESFAALVTSAK